In Phyllostomus discolor isolate MPI-MPIP mPhyDis1 chromosome 3, mPhyDis1.pri.v3, whole genome shotgun sequence, a single genomic region encodes these proteins:
- the STX1A gene encoding syntaxin-1A isoform X3 produces MKDRTQELRTAKDSDDDDDVTVTVDRDRFMDEFFEQVEEIRGFIDKISENVEEVKRKHSAILASPNPDEKTKEELEELMSDIKKTANKVRSKLKSIEQSIEQEEGLNRSSADLRIRKTQHSTLSRKFVEVMSEYNSTQSDYRERCKGRIQRQLEITGRTTTSEELEDMLESGNPAIFASGIIMDSSISKQALSEIETRHSEIIKLENSIRELHDMFMDMAMLVESQGTFLKSCPKPPLDPEEGPLELECS; encoded by the exons GCCAAGGACAGCGATGATGACGATGATGTCACTGTCACCGTGGACCGAGACCGCTTCATGGATGAGTTTTTCGAACAG GTGGAGGAGATCCGAGGCTTCATTGACAAGATCTCAGAGAACGTGGAGGAGGTGAAGCGGAAGCACAGCGCCATCCTGGCCTCCCCCAACCCTGACGAGA agacgAAGGAAGAGCTGGAAGAACTCATGTCCGACATAAAGAAGACAGCAAACAAAGTGCGCTCCAAATTGAAGA GTATCGAACAGAGCATTGAGCAGGAGGAAGGCCTGAACCGCTCATCCGCCGACCTGAGGATCCGAAAGACACAG CACTCCACACTGTCCCGGAAATTTGTGGAGGTCATGTCTGAGTACAATTCGACACAATCTGACTACAGGGAGCGCTGCAAGGGCCGAATCCAGAGGCAGCTGGAGATCA CTGGCCGGACCACGACCAGCGAGGAGCTGGAGGACATGCTGGAGAGTGGGAACCCGGCTATCTTTGCCTCTGGG ATCATCATGGACTCCAGCATTTCGAAGCAGGCCCTGAGCGAGATTGAGACTCGGCACAGTGAGATCATTAAGCTGGAGAACAGCATCCGTGAGCTGCATGACATGTTCATGGACATGGCCATGCTTGTGGAGAGCCAG GGCACTTTCCTGAAGTCCTGCCCCAAGCCTCCTCTGGACCCTGAGGAGGGCCCTCTGGAGCTCGAATGCTCCTGA
- the STX1A gene encoding syntaxin-1A isoform X2, which translates to MKDRTQELRTAKDSDDDDDVTVTVDRDRFMDEFFEQVEEIRGFIDKISENVEEVKRKHSAILASPNPDEKTKEELEELMSDIKKTANKVRSKLKSIEQSIEQEEGLNRSSADLRIRKTQHSTLSRKFVEVMSEYNSTQSDYRERCKGRIQRQLEITGRTTTSEELEDMLESGNPAIFASGIIMDSSISKQALSEIETRHSEIIKLENSIRELHDMFMDMAMLVESQGEMIDRIEYNVEHSVDYVERAVSDTKKAVKYQSKARRKKIMIIICCVVLGIVIASIFGGIFG; encoded by the exons GCCAAGGACAGCGATGATGACGATGATGTCACTGTCACCGTGGACCGAGACCGCTTCATGGATGAGTTTTTCGAACAG GTGGAGGAGATCCGAGGCTTCATTGACAAGATCTCAGAGAACGTGGAGGAGGTGAAGCGGAAGCACAGCGCCATCCTGGCCTCCCCCAACCCTGACGAGA agacgAAGGAAGAGCTGGAAGAACTCATGTCCGACATAAAGAAGACAGCAAACAAAGTGCGCTCCAAATTGAAGA GTATCGAACAGAGCATTGAGCAGGAGGAAGGCCTGAACCGCTCATCCGCCGACCTGAGGATCCGAAAGACACAG CACTCCACACTGTCCCGGAAATTTGTGGAGGTCATGTCTGAGTACAATTCGACACAATCTGACTACAGGGAGCGCTGCAAGGGCCGAATCCAGAGGCAGCTGGAGATCA CTGGCCGGACCACGACCAGCGAGGAGCTGGAGGACATGCTGGAGAGTGGGAACCCGGCTATCTTTGCCTCTGGG ATCATCATGGACTCCAGCATTTCGAAGCAGGCCCTGAGCGAGATTGAGACTCGGCACAGTGAGATCATTAAGCTGGAGAACAGCATCCGTGAGCTGCATGACATGTTCATGGACATGGCCATGCTTGTGGAGAGCCAG GGGGAGATGATTGACAGGATCGAGTACAACGTGGAGCACTCCGTGGACTACGTGGAAAGAGCCGTGTCTGACACCAAGAAGGCCGTCAAGTACCAGAGCAAGGCGCGCCGG AAGAAGATCATGATCATCATCTGCTGTGTGGTCCTGGGCATTGTCATTGCCTCCATCTTTGGAGGTATCTTTGGATAG
- the STX1A gene encoding syntaxin-1A isoform X1 — protein sequence MKDRTQELRTAKDSDDDDDVTVTVDRDRFMDEFFEQVEEIRGFIDKISENVEEVKRKHSAILASPNPDEKTKEELEELMSDIKKTANKVRSKLKSIEQSIEQEEGLNRSSADLRIRKTQHSTLSRKFVEVMSEYNSTQSDYRERCKGRIQRQLEITGRTTTSEELEDMLESGNPAIFASGIIMDSSISKQALSEIETRHSEIIKLENSIRELHDMFMDMAMLVESQGEMIDRIEYNVEHSVDYVERAVSDTKKAVKYQSKARRVSSPNSAQTMFPMYPSVITDTPQLCLYPTSPKSAVPHCNHQAHSRSSPSPVSPPDSPALGRHHSPRQA from the exons GCCAAGGACAGCGATGATGACGATGATGTCACTGTCACCGTGGACCGAGACCGCTTCATGGATGAGTTTTTCGAACAG GTGGAGGAGATCCGAGGCTTCATTGACAAGATCTCAGAGAACGTGGAGGAGGTGAAGCGGAAGCACAGCGCCATCCTGGCCTCCCCCAACCCTGACGAGA agacgAAGGAAGAGCTGGAAGAACTCATGTCCGACATAAAGAAGACAGCAAACAAAGTGCGCTCCAAATTGAAGA GTATCGAACAGAGCATTGAGCAGGAGGAAGGCCTGAACCGCTCATCCGCCGACCTGAGGATCCGAAAGACACAG CACTCCACACTGTCCCGGAAATTTGTGGAGGTCATGTCTGAGTACAATTCGACACAATCTGACTACAGGGAGCGCTGCAAGGGCCGAATCCAGAGGCAGCTGGAGATCA CTGGCCGGACCACGACCAGCGAGGAGCTGGAGGACATGCTGGAGAGTGGGAACCCGGCTATCTTTGCCTCTGGG ATCATCATGGACTCCAGCATTTCGAAGCAGGCCCTGAGCGAGATTGAGACTCGGCACAGTGAGATCATTAAGCTGGAGAACAGCATCCGTGAGCTGCATGACATGTTCATGGACATGGCCATGCTTGTGGAGAGCCAG GGGGAGATGATTGACAGGATCGAGTACAACGTGGAGCACTCCGTGGACTACGTGGAAAGAGCCGTGTCTGACACCAAGAAGGCCGTCAAGTACCAGAGCAAGGCGCGCCGGGTCAGTAGCCCCAACTCTGCCCAAACCATGTTTCCCATGTACCCATCTGTGATCACAGATACCCCCCAACTCTGCCTCTATCCCACCTCTCCCAAGTCTGCAGTGCCTCATTGTAACCACCAGGCCCATTCCAGGTCATCACCTTCCCCAGTTAGCCCTCCAGACTCTCCAGCCCTCGGCCGTCATCACAGCCCCAGACAGGCCTGA